Below is a window of Nicotiana tabacum cultivar K326 chromosome 19, ASM71507v2, whole genome shotgun sequence DNA.
GATTTGGTGCTAGATTTCCATTGCAAATCTAGATTTTGAATTTGCAGAGATGAGAATTCTGCCATTCTAAGTTTAGATTTCACCGATTTTATCATGGCAAATCGAGACTTGGTGCATTGTCACGGCAGTAATGAATCATAGCTCGATCTTATActtctttgttgtatttttcttgaatatttttttttcatgttgcGCACAACAATTCTTCTATAATTATTCATgcaaaataaagttaaaaatatggaagaaacaTGATAATTTATATGTTTTTATGAGAGAAATTATGTGGTTAACATCTGGTAAAATGCACTTATTATCGACCTCGACCATTGTTGATATCTCGATCATGAATCTCGATGCTTCCTGCTCGACCTCAACTAACCCTTTTCTTAGTGCTATGTTGCTCTAAATATTCTATggcagattttgacctatacactATGTAGTTGGAGGTAGGCTCTAATTACATAAATTTAATACAGTGTTCTTTCGTTAATCCATTTTTTCCTTTTAAGTAAACCAAAAACTTTTAACTCATAGAGGAAGCTAAGCTTTGTTAAAGAAGTCTAAGGTAgtcaacaaaagaacaaaaagTGGAAGTTGAGTTATTTAAAACATAGGAATGCGCACAAAGCTTCTATTTTCAgatgttaattaattaatttagttgtagtttttttttttgtttttttgtgagCGGTCCTCTTTGAAGAAAGTCATGAACATTATCAAGGTTCGAGAATGGCAAGTTGGTACGTGCCTCATGCACATGTCACGTGTGTGGCGATCACACGAATGAGTGCTCGATCCCAAATAGAGTAGGTAAAACATCACTTTGGAACGAAATGCTATATTTCAATCTCTTTCATTCATTAAAACTATGTGGTTGTGTGATGGAATGGTTAAAAATTTTTGTTCTTgatcataaaaataaattatgtgGTTGGTTGGGAAACAAGTTATTTCAGGATTAATTATTCTgggattaattattttatttttttataaggattaaaaaaatactacaatctCGGGATAACTAATCTCGGGATTAGTTATACCACGATATTatcccaaccaaacatgggataaactcatctcaaattcaatCCCGAGATTATTTATCCATTATCCCTTGTATCAAACGAGCCCTTAGAATGGATAACTCTTCAATATAAATGCTTTACTCTTTAAGTGGATCATTCTAATGCAAATATGAATTAGCCGGACCAATAAAATTTGAATAATGAAtcaatactatattaaaagtatgaaggcccttagcgaaatgtcgttcgcctttttttaccctttaaaactTAATTACCCTTTAAATAGTTAGGATATATTAATAAAGTAAAATTATTTATGTTATAGTAACGTTAAATTTGGTAAGAGAAAACTTAAAGCAATAAGGATGGAATAGTTGAAGATAAAATATATTCTAAATGTTCTAACATATGACAActcattatattttatataaattaagttacttcttaaaaaatatatatattaactcAATATTAGTCTTTTTAGATTTTATGTTGTCACTAACCATTTTTTCCGGAATGCAAGGCCAACCACGTTATTCCAAATTTTCTAGAAGAGTAAAAGAGTCATTTTTCCAATTTGTGTTAGttcacaaattttaaaaaaatcatgatataagtatttttatgttatttaattattttcagtaggtcgcaaaaataaaaatatttttataaaatattcctACAAAAAGCACGTTAGGATAATAACTAATGGTTGAGATGTTCTATTTTACAGTTTTTCTTTTATTGAGTTAATTATATATAACCAATTTCCATCATCCTCAAAATTTACGTTTCAATTTATGACTCAAACAAAGACTTTAATATAATAAGCATgtgattattttttgaaaaagactAGTTGGATAAGGAGAGTTATGTGCCTTTTATACTTTGGAAAGGAaaacagaaaaaaagaaaaaaagggaagcgATTATTTGTTCCTAGTTGGTTAAACAGCCTTTCAACTAACATATaatggtgtgtttggtatgaaagaaaatatttttcggaaaatatttttcaattttttcatgtttagttgatttaaatattttaaaaattatttttcttatgaactcatttttctccaattggaggaaaatattttccttattaagagaagggaaaatatttttcaaaactctttctcaaccttccccaccctcaccaacccaccccacacCCACCCAGCTAACCCCACCCATGTCTACCCCCCACCccctctcttttgtttttttcaagTTTCGGTTTTTTTTTTCGTCACCACCCACCCTACTAACCCCTCTCCCCGCAAAAACAAAttgttactttttatttttaattttaaatttctattttttcgtttttctgcacccccACCCccgcacaattttttttttaaactttttgttttgtaattttaaatttctattttttatttttctgcacccccacccccacacacaaaaaagttttttttgtagttttaaatttctgttttttcgttttctgcaccccctccccctcccccccaaaaaaaaatattttttttttatatttttagttttaattttttcatctttcggtttacatgttcgaaattttacaagttccaaagttatgagttcggaggtttatgtgtttggaagtttacgcgtatcaaacaccgaaaaatgaataaaattactacttatttttcaaaaaaaatattttccattataccaaacacacccacatttatatcaccttttatttttaatttcagcCTAAGATGGTAGGTCTATTTTAATACTCCATTTAGTAGCATTTTCCCCCTGGTGCTAGACAGAACTTTGAAAGTACCTTCTCAAATTCGGAACTCCTACTGTTAGGGATTCAGATATCAGCCTCTAGAAAAGGCAAAATCATTATCCACCATTAGATTCGTTGTGAAGTACTACACATTGCCGTTTGAAATGCCATTAAACATCTCTTTATTttgggtgaaaattatttatatttttcaaatttattttaaaaatcaaactcATCCTTAACTTTTAACAATTATCATTCCCCTCTATCCATCCTATGCAATGTTTATTTTATCCATAATATTTTTAGTTCCCCACATATGTCGTACTTTTTTATATTATgtctataatatttatttttagatagGTATTTTGTctataatttaaataatattatatcaTGTTGTATAATTTTATTTAAGTTCATTAACATTATAAATAGAATAattatattataaatttattacTAATCTAACACAACTTTTTATGATTATTAttttaaacacacacacacacacacacacacatatatatatatatatatatatatatatatatatatatatatatatatatatatatatatatatttgagttttgattgttaTTCATAGATTTTTTTCTAAATTATGATATAAATTTATGTAAAGTATAAATAgataaattttaagaatttttataaaattcacCTCTATTCCCACTCATTATTATTTATGCACAACATAATTTACAAAGTTCTCACTCTCTTTTATTctcaattttgtatataaaatgagttttgattgttaTTAATAAAGTTATTGATACGAGaaaattatttattgtaattgttttaatttcttttcattcACTTGTTATTGATTGTCATTAACTTTTAGGCTTAATTATTACTTCTcacttttgtttgtttgtttgttttaaaGATACTTAATATTTATTTGTCTATAGTAAATccataacataaattaaaataaaaaattattatattaaataaataattaataaataaaaaaatatgtaaaattgaCATTTAAAAAAAGCAAACTTTGATATAGAGGAGAATGATAGTTGGTCAAAATTTTGGAGGTTGAGTTCGATTTTATAAAGCAAACTTGAGGATGTAAATGATTTTTTCTCCTTCATTTTCTTAtagaatattttttgtttttgtttttcatcATGCGTCTTTGTGACCCGACTAGTTCGAATTCGAGCCGAAAAATCTCACTTTTGAAGAAAAGCTTTCTCTATTAAATGCCTCTTCATTCCAGTTCTCGACCTCTAATCAAGAATGAAAGAGTGCTTACCAATAAaggtgcttatcgggcggatcagAAGGATAATTACACTTAACAGTTCAACTTAACGATTATCAgattataaatatagtaatccgctagccatccaataagataAAGGGCGGATTGGTATCAGATTAATAATTATCGGACGGTTATCGGGTGTCttatcggctaaaccaaatagaatttttttgaacaatcattcaatcaataccaaacaGTTTCAAACcaataccaaatttttaataccATCTAAGATCTAACCAAACAGTATTTTTTAATTGAAGAGTCTTCAAGACTACTCATACTGTCATACACGTATTAACCAAATTTTTAATACCATCAAGACTactcacacaccgtataggggtgggggtggatgaaatggaggttagcatctggagtcctgtgtgataagaaagtgccaccgctactcaaaggtaagttttatagagcagtggttagacTGACCATGTTGTAtgaggctgagtgttggccagttaagaactcacatatccagaagatgaaagtagcagaaatgagaatGTTAAGGAGTTgtgtgggcacactaggatggataagattaggaatgaagatattcaggagaaggtgggcgtggctcccattgatgacaagatgcgggaaacgaggttcagatggttcgggcacgtacaAAGGAGAAGCTTGGATGCCCCGATAAGGAGGTGCGAGCGGTTGGCGTTGGTAGGTACGATGAGAGGTAGatggcggcctaagaagtattggggagaggtgatcaggcgggATATGACGCGACTTTAAATCTCCGAGGACATGGCACTCGATAGGAAGCTGTGGAGGTTGAGACTTAAGGTTGTAGGTTATGAGGTAGTTGAGCATATTTAGTCTACCAGTTTGAGGCTAGGCTGATAGGATTTAGTCTTAGATTGCTAGTGGTTAATATTGTGTTTATACTACTTTTCCGTTTCCATAGTGTCGGGCCTTATATATTGGTTATTATTTCTACTTTCCATCTATTTACTGGTTCTTGtgatgttgttattatttctatgaaTAGTTTTTGTTGATGGTAgtgatatattgtctcttttcgtcttcttgaggtgggggtctatcggaaacaacctctctaccccttcGGGGTAGAGGCAAGGTCTGTGtatacactatcctccccagagcccacttgtgggattttattgggtcattgttattgttgtaagACTACTCATACAGACATACACATATTAATCATTGGGATTTCGATTTTTCGACTTCTCAGTTCTCAGTTCAAGAGAGAGACAAGACTGGCGACTTCTCTATCATTGAGAATTAGAAAAtagaaattggaaatttagcaatttagggtttcaatagtactttatatacaaaagggtaaaagtataaatacaaaaattcttaacgggttaatgTTTTACtcaataagaaaattgagtaatttgcccccaaaccgttaagccgttaattataaaatttcaatctATTCACCATCTATTACCTCGATAATCCAATACCAATAAACTATTGATTCGATTCGATTAAcggtttcggttcgattttgaacagCCCCTACGTACCACCCACCACGTCAAAGGATGGTATATTTTATTAACTATGTAGAGAGCAAGAGATTTCTATTACCCACTAAAGAAAATACTAATATCTTCTCTATTCtaatttgtttaatatttttcaCTTATTGAAAGTTAGTTTGACCAACTTTAACTTTATAACAAATGATTGACTAAACTAATTCACTTTTAGATTAAATTTTGGATATCCAGAAATTCTATAACATAAGGTGCAACTTCATTAAATTAAACAAAATGGCAAGAATACgttttaaaatgtcaaaaattcAGTTAGTTGAAATCATAAAAGACGAATGTGTCACAAGTACTTTGAAAAAGAGCTGAGTAGAAAAAAGTAATTCCCATACCTGCTCGGTGAAAAAGGAAAATTCTCCCGTAACGTTGATGTCTAGGAAAAGAAAGTTTTATATTTCAGAATCCACCTGTTGTTATTCAACCAAGCAACAGGGGTGCATTGGACCATCAACAAAGCCAATTTGCCTAGGTTGGATGAAAGTTCAGAATTTTAAAAAGCTAACTTTTTTTTTCTGgaattaatttactaattaaatGTTTTATAATACCCAAAACTTATGAAAAATTACTCGAGCCTAATCTACTACTCTCCTAATATCgcatttccttttccttttccctttccctTGAGGAAATAAGATTCTTTTTGGAACTTTTTCCAAAAAGATAAGAGGCTATAGATTAATGAAGGGTGTTCTGGTCATCACAATATGAATATATTGAAGATAGCAAACACCTTCCAAAGATTCACATGGGCAAAACAGTCATTTTAAGAATAGCTTAAGTACATATGTAGTATATAATTATGGAAGAAGTTTCAACTCTTTTATCTGTTTCTCTCTCTATATTAACTCTTTGTTTCTTTCTCTATCTACTACCCCCATCCCCACAACCCCACTACCCCAAAGCTAAGGGAGGAGGCCCTTTTTGCTTACCAGCAATAGCATCAGCACCACCCTCTCTACCCAAAACAAAGACAATAGCATAATGAGAGGAATAgtagaaagaaataaaaacaaaaggtggTAGAGGTAGATAGATGCATGAGTgagtaacaacaacaactactccCTACAATTACAAACACAATCTCCACCTCTTTCTTTTcagttttctctctctttttctacCACCCACAGCCTCTTCTCTTTATGTATTCACCTTCTAGTCTTACCAAATTCTAGATTCCAAATTCTTGATTTCCCCCTCGGTTCCCACGCTAGCTTCACCAACcacttttcttcttcctcttacTGTACAATCTTGTTGTAGTTTTTAAGGTACTATATTGTTGTAACTGTTTCTTTTTGGTATTTGTTGACTAATTATAGTTTAACATGTGGGAAGTGGGAAAATTTGTTGTAATGAGATTTTGTGACTGCCTCGGTCATTGTGTTTTGGATGATAGAGGACAAATGATACTCTTTTACATGTGGGAGGTTTTTTCATATTCTCTTGTTCTAATTATGTTAGATGTTTGTAGTGTTGGAAAGTTGGTTCTTGGGTTCTTTGTTCTTCTGTTTTCTCCACAAAAAGGTGGTAGGTTGGTGAGAGTTGACTTAGTCTACAAGCAGAGACATAACCTTATCTTCCAAAAGGGATTGTGTATATCTGTAGATTCTCATTCAAATCTATTTTTGCTTTATGGAAATATTATCTTCAATGCCTGCTAGATGAATCACTAATCACCTTTTTACTTTTGTTCTGGGCTTGTGAAAGCTGCGAACTTGGGCGTTCATGGTTTTCTTTTTTGTCTGTTGTCACCTTTGTCTTGTCGCTTGGATTCTTTATACCTTTCATAAAATGTGAAATTTCCCCAGGGTGACGATTTTTTGTCTGTACCCAATTAGTATTAAGCTTAGCCATAGGTATTGTTGTGGAAGTAATCACCCCCCCAAAATTCCTCTTCTAAATTCCTGTTGTTGGAATTCCGCTTTCTCATTGCAGTATACATCTGATTATGCAGTCTTCTTCTCTTAAATTGTCACTCTGCTGTAGGCATAAATTTGGCGAGCTATGGTGAGCATCCGAAGGCGTAAGCTGTTAGGACTTTGTTCTGGTATGGAAAGTTAGTGCATCTTTGTTGATTATATCCATTTAAGTTGGATAGACCTGTAGTTTCTATAGTTTGTAAATATACTTGTCAATTTTTCCATCTACTGTGAACTAGAATGCCTTCACTCTCGGGTGAATTTACTTAAGAAGTTCTGCAATACCTTTGgaacttttttgttttttgatatCCAAATGATTATGAAGGACGAAGCTCGTTCTTGGTCCCACTTCCAAAGTTCTCTGAGAATGGACACATTGCCGAAAATTGTTTCCTGAACAACAAATCCACAAGTGTCCATCCAATGCCGTCAACTGATATTGATGAGTCAAAAGAGGTAAGAACAGTTTATTGATGCTCGTATATTGCATAAGCATGAATGTCTAGATTTACTGGATTCTGTTTCTAGAATAAAGGCTCGTCATAATTCTGTTTCTAGTATATTGCATAAGCATGAATGAGATTTAAATGGATACTCGACCATGTTTGTTGCTCCTTTAACACTTTCTATGGACTTACCTGCATTGTCTACTAGAACTGATAACATTCTGACTATCATAAAATATAAGTTAATTGGAATGATGAGAAAAAAGCAgatgaaaaggaaagaaagacaaaTAACTATCAAAGTGTTCATCCCCTTATTTCTATGCCTATGCAGCAGTCCTCTTTTAATGATTATCGAGAGGGAGATCCGCAGCTTTCTTTTGTCAGCTTGGTAGTTTGGTTATCTGGTACCTGTAAATGAAGTCAAATCTTTTAATTTCTGGGGTTCTGTCCAGCTTTATTTGAATTAAATGTTCTCTTTCCAGTTGATAGGATGTTAATTCACAAAGGATCATGTGGAATCTTCTGCCTGACCCactgaattaattttttttcttcttcttataaaCACTAAAGTATTTTTGCAGGCATTTTTTATATCCTAATCTATTGTTTCAATGCTCTATAGAAAACTGCTGTAAAGGTTGTTCCTGGATCATCAAAAGGTCATGCCTCTGGCTCCTTGATTGAGCAAACCGCCCAACAATTTCCAGGTTTATTCTTATATACTAATGATGATGTTGATTCACCTTGTTGCCTGTTATTCTATCTCATTATGTAATTGTATATTTTACTGATGTTTATAATACAGCAAAGTTAAATATGTCCATTCTGGTGTCTTCTACATGACTGCACGTAATTATTCAGCCCAGCATTTGGTTTAGCTGACTTTAAAAATATTGTTGCTTCTGAAACAAAGTTCTTAGCTCATCGCAACTGATGGACAATATGGTGCTTTACAAAGCCCTTTGAGAGCCGGTAGTTCATTAAGAACAGGTCTAAAGGAGAAAGCTAGGTAGATAAGAATAAAAAAAGGCAGAAACCTGGGGGTGggagtgggggtgggggtggaggGACAGATTGTTAAAATATTGATGAGGACAGACAGGAGCATCATGTAAAGGTACTTGAAGAATTTTCTGAAGTATATTAGAATTAAACATGATAAGTAATTTAACATTGCCATGAAGCAAGCGTCTGCTGCAGACAAAAGCTCAACGACATGAAGCACATACATGGACGATATCCTTTTTCTACTTATGTGTGATTCCTCTGCTTCTATACTTTTAAAATACAAAACAAGGAACCATCTTGAATAATTAATTAGCTTCGTCTGCTTCATCAAGCTTTTTCAAAAGCCATATGTTGCTATTGTATCTAGTTCATATTTTTGTTTAGCAACTTGTGCTGATATTATTTCATGTTTGTGGGATATGTCCCTTGAAACATAGCTGCTTGCTATCATCAGCATATCATCGAAAAGTTCCATCAAATGATGAGTTGCTCCATTTTGCTCTTTACATGAATGAACTTGTGAATTAGCTGGATGGTATTTGGATACTCCTACTTTAAACTAACGGTTCTTGACTTGTCCGGAAGATCCTCTAGTTCCATAAATCCTAGTGCAAGAATATTCAAATTGAGCATTTTGTAGGGAATCTCTTGTATCTATAGAAGTGCCACTTGTATTCCTTTAAATAACATTTGTGCATTAGTTATTCCAGAAGTTAAACGCAGAAAGCGACACAGGAGGAAGCACTTTGAAAACCAAGAACCATGTCTCATGAGAGGTGTCTACTTTAAGAATATGAAATGGCAAGCTGCAATAAAAGTTGATAAGAAACAAATCCACTTGGGTACAGTTGGCACTCAAGAAGAAGCTGCTAGACTGTATGACAGGTATCATACTGCTCGCAAATTTATTTCTCTTGACCTTTGTTAAGTTGCTCCTCCTACTATGTGATGTTAAAAATTTCCAAATGTGTGATAACCTCATAACTTACAGGATCCTTGTTTAGTTCTATTGCAATTTGATTCTTGGATGGAAACTTAAAATGGACggagtttttctttttccttttaaatttgtagGGCTGCTTTTATGTGTGGGAGGGAACCGAATTTTGAAATCTCAGAGGAGGAGAAGCAGGAACTAAGACAATTCAAATGGGATGAATTTTTAGCATTTACGCGCTCCGCAATTACTAATAAGAGTAAAGTTCCACTACTTTCCTAGTCTTTGTAGCAGTTCTTAGTGGGCTATAGTACTAAACAGATAAAATATTTTTGCAGAAACTCGAAGACGAAGTGGGGCTGGTTCACGGAGGAAATCTGAGCCTTTAACTTCAACACCGAATagtgaggaggaggaggaagaggaggaggagggagGGGAGCCAGAAAGCAATGGTTTTTCAGCCTCTGAAGATATAGAACAAGACATATCGTTCTCTTGATCCTGTCTCCCTCCTTTCTCTGCTGAAAGAAATAGTGCTAATGATTTTATTAAGCTGTCCAGCCACGTACTAATTAGAACTCCATGACTCTTATCATTCGTATAGATTTATTTACACACAAGTATAGGTGCCCCTATTAGGGCAATATGATGATATGTCTTCCTATTGTTTAAGGTAATTGAGTTTGATTACTATGCATATCTTGAGATGTATTGTCATGCTTGATGAAGTGGACTTTGACAAATGGAAGCAACGTTGATTAGCATTTCTAACTTACGTATAAATGGAACACAGAAGGGAAATAAAGAAATTTTGGTCATATAAGTATGACGAGGGGATCGATTAAGTAGGTTGACAGTTAACATAAAACAATCAAGGCTTTGATGATCGATTTATAAGCATGATATCATGAAGTCCTCCAAATATGTCAAAAGATGATGAGATACTATCATACAAATGCCTTTTTAATGTTTGCAAAGGAGGATAGAATTAAAAGATGTGTGGAGGGAAGGCAGTTGCAATTTCCTTGGATGGCAATGTTAACATCATATGGGCCAGTTTCTGTTGGAATAAAATTTAGACAAAGCAAATAAGTTTCCACGTTATACTGCAAATGACTTTGCCAAATTCTTGGATTGACTGCCCTCATCAGCTGGTCTATCATTGAGCAATGACTACTTTTCACTAGCAACTTTAATTGTGAAAGTCTTTCTGATTGGACATTTATTTTCAGCCACTCAAGTCCTTGTGTCCAAAAAAGATAGCGATGTGTGATATTTTTCGTGAGATTTGAATGTTGCACCTAAGTGGTATAATGTGAAAGTGTAATCACTTGGCCGCAATTACAATCTTTCGTTGAGTCTAACTTAGGCTGTTAACATATGCAAGTATTTCATATTGTTAAAAATGGTTTCATCTTAAAGATCACAAGGCGCTGTTTTATTTGCATATTCATGAAAACGAAATAGGAAAATAGGTAGATTGCTCTAGACAAAGGTTGatgtaaagaaaagaaataattatccaagatttaaaaaacaaaaacttttTATCCCTTTTTTCCGACATAGTTAGTAGGAGTGCAAAGAAAGCCTGAAGTGCATGGTAAGACAGTTTAATTCGCACTTATGGTGAGAGCCCTTTTATTGTTTGTTTCAGGAAATTAATTGAATTTTATATCTTACAATACTTGGTTTCCACTGGAATTGGATAAAGCTCATGAAGAGTTATAAAAAGAGATTGCTCAAATTTCGTTTTCATCTGATACCATAACAAATAAACGCTCCATAAAATAGTGCATATAATATATTGAGTTTGTTCTTTAAAATCTGATAGTAACATTGCTGGATTGTCCTCGGGACAAGTGGGAAATGTTTAATCTTCTAACCACCTTCCAAAACTGAGAAAATATATCATTCCTAGCCCTCAAGAGgatgttttgaatttttgtccCCGCTTGCCCTTTGGACGGAATTTCAAGTTTAATAAGTATTATCCCTAGCTAGCCCCATGGGCAATACTAACTTTGACCTTGAAGTCCTGCTCATAGGGCAAACGGGGGTCAAAAGTTAAAGACCACCTCAAAAATGGGTAGCCAATTCCGAAAAGAATGAACAACACGCAAGCCCAATAAATCTACAAGGCCGAGATTATAGGACGAGAATTTGGCGTAGAAATGACACCAGATAACCACTCTAAAGGTCTGTTATTTAGGAATTAATCAGTGCATCCTGAGTTTCAGTTTTTcagtttaaaatttcaagacaaaaatgtcctgaagttaagatttttagtttaaaatttcaggacaaaataagtgCTGGCTAATCACTACATAGCATCCATGAGAATGACTATCTGTGCAATTGCCCCGAATTTGGCATGGCATGTAGGTCCAACTTGGCATAAAAAAGTCTACGTTTTAGCATTTGGCATATGGTAGCCTAAAGTTATTCTCTCTCTTCTAATGGTTCAACCATCATCCTAAAAATAAGTTCTGtcaaaattattttccttaaaaatagaaaaaaatatttaaaactctctctctctctctctctttgtgtTTCGGCCCTTCTTCGAACCCCGCGCATAGTGAAagcttagtgcatcgggctgcccttttttttctctctcttctttcatATCAACCATCATCCTAGAAATTAGGCTCCATATTcgaaaaatttcccaaatttttttagtttttaatatgtatatccaaatatatataatgtaataaaaagtatattatttgtatattacAGTGtgtaacataataataataataatgtgtatatcaaaattttattttccttctttgtataacacatttcagattgaaactcaaGTTTCAAGACGACTCCACCTGTGTATCCCTCCCATTGTATCCTGTGTATATCCCCATGTACATCAGTGGATTTCAGTCACACCCACTCATTCGatccaacaaaaaaaatagaagaaaaataaagttgaacactattttttcatattttctttcttaGTTTTTGCTTCTGATTTTCTTTGAGGAGAGATCAACCATATCTTTTTATCCCATTGATTTTGTGCATAATATGCAACAATTTTTGCTAAatcaagagagagaaaaagatagagatagaaaaAGAAATATAAGGAGAGAAAGGAAGAGGGAAATGAAAAAGACACGTAGAGAGAATAAATTGGAAGTAGGTTTTTTCAGATTTGGCTATATAATGCCAATTTCTTTAGGGCTGCCTTTGCCAACATAATTTAAGGTCAATAATTTGCCAATTCCTCTTATATATTGTTACCCGGTGTCAATTTTCctggagaaattcaaaaatagtcagatttacaagtggtcattcaaaaatagccatacTTTCAAAAgcaatcgaaatttagccactttttatgtaaagataaatctgaacgaaaacactgttcaaaatccgaaaaatactccaatatattatatattatactggatttccaacataagtatactggaactccagcatattatactggagttccagtataagtatactggaactctatcataatataatggagttccagcataagtatactagaactccagcaaaatatactagagttccagcaaagtataccggtacAGTATAATATGTTAAA
It encodes the following:
- the LOC107816603 gene encoding ethylene-responsive transcription factor-like protein At4g13040 isoform X1, encoding MVSIRRRKLLGLCSGRSSFLVPLPKFSENGHIAENCFLNNKSTSVHPMPSTDIDESKEKTAVKVVPGSSKGHASGSLIEQTAQQFPVIPEVKRRKRHRRKHFENQEPCLMRGVYFKNMKWQAAIKVDKKQIHLGTVGTQEEAARLYDRAAFMCGREPNFEISEEEKQELRQFKWDEFLAFTRSAITNKKTRRRSGAGSRRKSEPLTSTPNSEEEEEEEEEGGEPESNGFSASEDIEQDISFS
- the LOC107816603 gene encoding ethylene-responsive transcription factor-like protein At4g13040 isoform X2; the encoded protein is MVSIRRRKLLGLCSGRSSFLVPLPKFSENGHIAENCFLNNKSTSVHPMPSTDIDESKEKTAVKVVPGSSKGHASGSLIEQTAQQFPEVKRRKRHRRKHFENQEPCLMRGVYFKNMKWQAAIKVDKKQIHLGTVGTQEEAARLYDRAAFMCGREPNFEISEEEKQELRQFKWDEFLAFTRSAITNKKTRRRSGAGSRRKSEPLTSTPNSEEEEEEEEEGGEPESNGFSASEDIEQDISFS